From the genome of Candidatus Nitrosocosmicus oleophilus, one region includes:
- a CDS encoding MBL fold metallo-hydrolase produces the protein MKVTTLGAAREVGRSAFLINSNNTNILLDYGVLLKKEPLFPIQVNPKDIDAVVITHAHLDHSGCVPSLFLQEDLNLEALATMPTFELSELLIQDMIKISGFYLPFQYHDLVNMLNHARHLDYKSSHAIRDTSITFHESGHVIGGATVLVESDGKKLFYTGDMNTRGSKVLRPADLDVGEIDMLIIESTYSQAEQVPREQSERELVKFAKEVVERNGIFFIPAFSVERAQEIACVLKTYNFPYKIAMDGMALKTNDIMLRYPKYLRDPQMFKSSIEDVERITSWQRRKRVVKEPGVIISPAGMLVGGTAVFYIEEICKSQYNGIALVSYQGEGTPGRSLLDKRQVTYNGRTIKCLAEVNRFDFSGHNSRTELFEILDKVKGNPQVLTVHGDNLSCTKFAEEIVEKYGYKAHAPDTGEITTV, from the coding sequence TTGAAAGTTACAACGTTAGGAGCTGCCAGAGAAGTTGGAAGGTCCGCATTCTTGATTAATTCAAATAATACAAATATTCTACTAGATTACGGAGTTCTTTTGAAAAAGGAACCTCTTTTTCCGATTCAAGTGAATCCAAAGGATATTGATGCAGTCGTAATAACCCATGCACATCTGGATCATTCAGGATGTGTTCCATCTCTTTTTCTTCAAGAAGATTTGAATCTAGAAGCTTTAGCAACTATGCCTACATTTGAACTATCCGAGCTGCTAATTCAAGATATGATAAAAATATCAGGCTTCTATCTTCCTTTTCAGTATCATGATTTAGTGAACATGTTAAATCATGCAAGACATCTAGATTACAAGAGTAGTCACGCCATAAGGGACACAAGCATTACTTTTCATGAATCTGGACATGTTATCGGTGGTGCAACAGTTTTAGTTGAATCTGATGGAAAAAAACTATTCTACACCGGCGATATGAATACACGAGGTTCCAAGGTACTCAGACCCGCCGACCTTGATGTAGGTGAAATTGATATGTTAATAATTGAGAGTACTTATTCCCAGGCAGAGCAAGTTCCCAGGGAACAATCTGAAAGAGAATTAGTAAAATTTGCAAAGGAAGTGGTCGAGAGGAATGGTATATTTTTCATACCCGCATTTTCTGTGGAAAGAGCCCAAGAAATTGCTTGCGTACTTAAAACATATAATTTTCCATACAAAATTGCTATGGATGGGATGGCATTAAAAACCAACGATATCATGCTCAGATATCCAAAGTATCTTAGAGACCCTCAAATGTTTAAGAGTTCAATTGAAGATGTTGAAAGAATAACGAGTTGGCAAAGGAGGAAAAGAGTAGTTAAAGAACCCGGAGTAATAATCTCTCCAGCTGGTATGTTAGTTGGCGGTACAGCGGTTTTTTATATAGAGGAAATTTGTAAGAGCCAATACAATGGAATTGCTCTAGTTTCCTATCAAGGAGAAGGAACGCCAGGAAGATCTTTACTCGATAAGAGACAAGTAACTTATAATGGAAGAACAATAAAATGTTTGGCAGAAGTAAATAGATTTGACTTTTCAGGACATAACAGTAGAACAGAATTATTTGAGATTTTGGATAAGGTGAAAGGAAACCCTCAAGTATTGACTGTTCATGGCGATAACTTATCATGTACCAAATTTGCAGAAGAAATTGTTGAAAAGTATGGGTATAAGGCTCATGCTCCAGATACCGGTGAAATAACCACTGTTTAA
- a CDS encoding DNA-3-methyladenine glycosylase 2, giving the protein MNNRYTININSTINSGQSFLWEKRDKSWYGIYEESVLKITEYEKNGEKAYEYDSFPKIENWQQHVFRFDDKYDRIMKEISGKDSIIDNVTKKYRGLRIMRQRPIQCIISFLCSSNNNIPRIRLILRNLSKKFGKKVEWDGNEFYTFPSLLTLHTTSVPELLLCGLGYRAEFVIKTVREIIKQETDMVKLAEMDYDKAKQEILKLSGVGDKIADCILLFSLNKLEAFPIDTWIIKFFQKKLNQILDEDMKIKEKITPNQYRALSKKIREHYGRYSGYAQQYLYYSIREENGRKW; this is encoded by the coding sequence TTGAATAACAGATATACTATCAATATTAATTCAACCATTAATAGCGGACAATCCTTTCTTTGGGAAAAAAGAGATAAATCATGGTATGGAATATATGAAGAATCGGTATTAAAAATAACCGAATATGAAAAAAACGGTGAGAAAGCATATGAATATGATTCTTTTCCTAAAATAGAGAATTGGCAACAACATGTTTTTAGATTTGATGACAAATACGATCGGATTATGAAAGAAATTTCTGGAAAGGACTCAATAATAGACAATGTAACGAAAAAATATCGGGGATTACGAATTATGAGACAAAGACCAATTCAATGTATTATATCATTCCTATGTTCTAGTAATAATAATATTCCAAGAATTCGCCTGATTTTGAGAAATCTCTCCAAAAAATTTGGAAAAAAAGTTGAATGGGATGGTAATGAATTTTATACATTTCCAAGTCTACTAACGCTACACACTACTTCTGTACCAGAGCTCTTACTTTGTGGATTAGGATATAGAGCAGAATTTGTAATAAAAACAGTAAGAGAAATAATAAAACAAGAAACGGATATGGTAAAATTAGCAGAAATGGATTACGATAAAGCAAAACAAGAAATATTGAAGTTAAGTGGAGTTGGAGACAAAATAGCGGATTGTATATTATTATTTTCTTTGAACAAATTAGAAGCATTTCCAATTGATACTTGGATTATAAAATTTTTTCAAAAAAAATTGAATCAAATCTTAGACGAAGATATGAAAATAAAGGAAAAGATTACTCCCAACCAATATAGAGCGTTATCGAAAAAAATTAGAGAACACTATGGAAGATATTCTGGATATGCCCAGCAATATCTTTATTATAGTATCAGAGAGGAAAATGGAAGAAAATGGTAG
- a CDS encoding ThiF family adenylyltransferase — MTTIEFVVPSVLNKGAGEKKMSIDASTLDEAFNIVSGIMGDDFKRRVIDINGKPRALINIYINGKNMRFNNAGMGSVLKEGDSIYILPAVAGGAEITNQDMLRYSRQIMLEEIGYVGMEKLKDTKICVVGAGGIGNPVLAQLVGMGIGEIRIVDRDVIEISNLHRQHLYTDADIGKVKVEAALERLQKMNPGVKIEAIPISVTKFTAEKIIKGYDIVIDALDSIDARYALNDACLRLGIPFIYAGALGMVGSVCTILPNHSACLRCIFPELSEDEMPTCSTEGVHPSILYLVSGIQVSEAVKIAIGQQPSLVNKLLYVDLNDLVFDKIQMNRHDECPSCGLHVEQKDIKIPSIMVEELCGRDRGKRTYTVTPAQITNEVDLSNILKIAESNGYILKSKGNLGITVSFQNQLLISFLTSGAATIVGAKSEEEALSIYNTFTEELKPLS; from the coding sequence TTGACCACAATAGAATTTGTTGTTCCATCAGTTTTAAACAAAGGTGCAGGAGAAAAAAAAATGTCTATTGATGCTTCAACTTTAGATGAAGCATTCAACATTGTATCCGGTATTATGGGTGATGATTTTAAACGTAGAGTTATAGACATTAACGGAAAGCCTAGAGCATTAATTAATATTTATATTAATGGAAAAAATATGCGTTTTAACAATGCAGGGATGGGTTCAGTTTTGAAAGAAGGTGATTCTATTTATATTCTACCTGCAGTTGCCGGCGGAGCTGAAATAACTAATCAAGATATGTTGAGATATTCAAGACAAATTATGCTCGAGGAAATTGGTTATGTCGGGATGGAAAAACTCAAAGATACAAAAATATGTGTAGTCGGTGCAGGAGGAATAGGAAACCCAGTTTTAGCTCAATTAGTTGGAATGGGAATTGGAGAGATTCGAATAGTTGACAGAGATGTAATAGAGATCTCTAATCTTCACAGACAACATTTGTACACTGATGCAGATATAGGAAAGGTAAAAGTTGAAGCTGCCTTGGAACGTTTACAGAAAATGAATCCTGGTGTCAAAATAGAAGCTATTCCCATTTCTGTTACTAAATTTACCGCTGAAAAAATAATTAAAGGATATGATATAGTTATTGATGCTTTGGATAGTATCGATGCTAGATATGCTTTAAACGATGCTTGTTTAAGACTAGGGATACCTTTTATTTATGCTGGAGCACTTGGAATGGTTGGTTCGGTCTGTACTATCCTCCCAAATCATAGTGCTTGTCTTAGATGCATCTTTCCTGAATTGTCTGAGGATGAAATGCCAACGTGTAGCACTGAGGGAGTACATCCATCAATTCTTTATCTTGTCTCTGGAATTCAAGTATCTGAAGCAGTAAAAATCGCAATTGGACAGCAGCCATCCTTAGTCAATAAATTATTATACGTAGATCTAAATGATTTAGTTTTTGATAAAATTCAGATGAATAGACATGATGAATGTCCCTCCTGCGGATTGCATGTTGAACAAAAAGATATCAAAATACCATCTATTATGGTAGAAGAATTATGCGGAAGAGATCGAGGCAAGAGAACATACACCGTTACCCCAGCTCAAATTACAAACGAGGTTGATTTATCAAACATTTTAAAAATTGCCGAATCTAATGGGTATATATTGAAATCAAAAGGCAATTTGGGTATAACAGTGTCCTTTCAAAATCAACTACTTATTAGCTTCCTTACGAGTGGAGCCGCCACGATTGTGGGAGCGAAAAGCGAAGAAGAAGCATTGTCTATTTACAATACTTTTACGGAGGAATTGAAACCACTAAGTTAG
- the thrC gene encoding threonine synthase — MGIISALKCRECNKEYSPRFIYICEDCFGPLDVQYKIDTTITRNTFESRSDLTYWRYFEILPIEDKKNIVSLNGAITPLQKADNLGNSLGGFKNLYIKNDSVNPTFSFKDRPAGVAVSKAKEMNLSAVGCASTGNLASATAAHAAKANLPCYIFAPSDIEDVKIAQALSYGGKFVAVDGTYDDANRIASVIGDSNGYGIVNINMRPYYVEGSKTLAFEVLEQLNWIVPDVLVIPVGSGAMLNAICKGFEEIMNLGLISDISNLRIIAAQPNGCAPIVDAYKNRSNEVIPVEKPDTVAKSLAIGDPGDGLYVLKRLRQFNGIGEKVTDSEIKNAILLLAKSEGIFTEPAGGVAVGVLKKLIEENKIDKDENIVCYVTGNGLKTTESITDLLPTPSSVKPDIRLVSAMIR, encoded by the coding sequence ATGGGAATTATAAGTGCACTAAAATGTAGAGAATGTAATAAAGAGTATTCCCCAAGATTTATATATATCTGTGAGGATTGCTTTGGGCCGTTAGATGTCCAATATAAAATAGATACTACCATTACTAGGAATACATTTGAAAGTCGTTCAGATTTAACTTATTGGCGATATTTTGAAATTCTTCCAATAGAAGACAAGAAAAATATAGTCAGTTTAAATGGTGCGATCACTCCATTACAAAAAGCAGATAATTTGGGCAATAGTCTTGGCGGATTTAAGAATTTATACATTAAAAACGATTCTGTAAATCCAACTTTCTCTTTTAAGGATAGGCCCGCAGGGGTTGCAGTATCAAAAGCTAAAGAGATGAATTTATCTGCCGTGGGTTGTGCATCTACTGGAAATCTCGCATCTGCTACCGCCGCTCATGCAGCAAAAGCAAATTTACCTTGTTACATTTTCGCACCCTCTGACATAGAAGATGTTAAAATCGCACAAGCTTTGTCATATGGAGGCAAATTTGTAGCTGTGGATGGTACCTATGATGATGCTAACAGGATCGCTTCAGTAATTGGAGATTCTAATGGCTATGGAATTGTAAATATAAATATGCGACCTTACTACGTCGAAGGCTCTAAAACACTAGCGTTTGAAGTATTGGAACAATTGAATTGGATCGTCCCTGATGTACTAGTAATTCCAGTGGGAAGTGGAGCTATGTTGAATGCCATTTGTAAAGGATTTGAAGAAATAATGAATCTAGGATTAATTTCTGATATTTCTAATTTAAGGATAATTGCTGCCCAACCTAATGGATGTGCCCCTATTGTTGATGCTTATAAGAATAGATCTAATGAAGTTATACCCGTAGAAAAGCCTGATACTGTTGCAAAAAGCTTAGCCATAGGAGATCCTGGTGACGGATTATACGTACTTAAACGTCTAAGACAATTTAATGGAATAGGCGAGAAAGTTACTGATTCTGAAATTAAAAATGCCATTTTATTGCTTGCAAAATCCGAAGGAATATTCACTGAACCTGCTGGTGGTGTGGCAGTAGGTGTTTTAAAGAAACTAATAGAGGAAAATAAAATCGATAAAGATGAAAATATAGTGTGTTATGTTACTGGTAACGGACTTAAAACTACTGAATCTATTACTGATCTTCTTCCTACTCCTAGTTCAGTAAAACCTGATATCAGGCTAGTTTCCGCAATGATACGTTGA
- the hisI gene encoding phosphoribosyl-AMP cyclohydrolase: MLKSIDKIDFEKRNGIIPVVVQDIRTKDILMLGYANKYALTKTVETGNAHFWSTSHNRLWMKGEESGNIQPVEKILVDCDSDALLYLVNSMKPACHTGNRSCFHNELG, from the coding sequence TTGTTAAAATCCATAGATAAAATCGATTTTGAAAAACGAAATGGAATCATCCCTGTAGTGGTTCAAGATATAAGAACTAAAGATATTTTGATGCTTGGGTATGCAAATAAGTACGCCTTAACCAAAACCGTTGAAACTGGAAATGCACATTTTTGGAGCACTTCTCATAATAGATTGTGGATGAAAGGCGAAGAATCGGGGAATATTCAACCAGTAGAAAAAATATTAGTTGATTGTGATTCTGATGCATTATTATATCTGGTTAATTCTATGAAACCTGCTTGTCATACAGGAAATCGTTCATGTTTTCATAATGAATTAGGCTGA
- a CDS encoding tRNA(Ile)(2)-agmatinylcytidine synthase, with protein sequence MLINNWNKPSDEKTLHIGFDDTDSVNGRCTTHLSYLISNMLIRKFQVEFVDFPLLIRLNPNVPLKTRGNGAVCLRIRGGNYEKIKEEITHFIENYSELENGANPGLVFYEGNSIDKDLTSFSESAMDTILSKQLAIKIARKNHIQFSIFGKGYGIVGALAATGCLLDSDHTFETIAYRSKENIGTNRKTDDFKVRKLSEQSYPYTYNNFDIKNNRILITPRGPDPVFCGIRGEDPFITTLFLKNLCIEEELDGYMIFRSNQGTNLHLVKENSGINIKPYTSGRITCHVVSTPSVINGGHVIFKIRDGFGSILPVAVYQPTGLTKIASMLIIGDRIEVGYGSHLKSNNQITLNLEYLIIKELARAYNIRNPTCEKCSKNMKSEGKNKGYQCYICKTRIRNGVKIKTEKNRKLKSGLYIPEPIAHRHLTKPSSRYGMEKRFNSMEIKQLLKSTKWIKDSGGLI encoded by the coding sequence TTGCTAATAAATAATTGGAATAAACCTAGTGACGAGAAAACTCTGCATATAGGATTTGATGACACTGATTCAGTAAATGGAAGATGCACCACCCACCTATCTTATTTAATATCAAATATGCTAATAAGAAAATTTCAGGTAGAATTTGTTGATTTTCCACTGTTAATAAGACTAAATCCCAACGTTCCTCTTAAAACTAGAGGAAATGGTGCAGTCTGTCTAAGAATAAGAGGTGGAAATTATGAAAAAATCAAAGAGGAGATCACTCATTTCATAGAAAACTATTCCGAATTAGAAAACGGAGCCAATCCGGGTTTAGTTTTTTATGAAGGAAATAGCATTGACAAAGACTTGACATCGTTTAGTGAAAGTGCTATGGATACCATATTAAGTAAACAACTAGCCATAAAAATAGCTAGGAAGAATCATATACAATTCAGCATTTTTGGAAAAGGATATGGAATTGTAGGTGCACTTGCAGCAACAGGTTGTCTTTTAGATTCAGATCACACATTTGAAACAATTGCATACAGAAGTAAAGAAAATATTGGAACTAACAGAAAAACGGATGACTTTAAAGTAAGAAAATTAAGCGAGCAATCATATCCATATACTTACAATAATTTTGACATTAAAAATAATAGAATACTAATTACCCCTCGTGGGCCTGACCCGGTGTTTTGTGGTATTAGAGGAGAAGATCCATTTATAACCACATTATTTCTGAAGAACTTGTGTATAGAAGAAGAATTAGACGGCTACATGATATTCAGATCAAATCAAGGAACGAATTTACATCTAGTCAAAGAGAACAGTGGAATTAATATTAAACCATATACCTCAGGACGTATAACTTGTCATGTTGTATCTACACCATCGGTAATTAATGGTGGACATGTAATTTTCAAAATAAGGGATGGGTTTGGCAGTATCTTACCAGTTGCGGTTTACCAACCTACGGGTCTAACAAAGATTGCAAGTATGTTGATAATTGGAGATAGGATCGAGGTAGGGTATGGCTCACATTTAAAATCAAATAATCAAATTACACTTAACCTAGAATATCTCATAATCAAAGAATTAGCAAGAGCGTATAATATTAGAAACCCCACGTGCGAAAAGTGTTCTAAGAATATGAAATCAGAGGGAAAGAATAAAGGATATCAGTGTTATATTTGTAAAACAAGAATTAGAAATGGTGTAAAAATAAAGACAGAAAAAAATAGAAAACTAAAGTCTGGTCTATATATTCCGGAACCTATTGCTCATCGACATCTCACCAAACCATCATCCAGGTATGGTATGGAAAAGAGATTTAATAGTATGGAAATAAAGCAGCTACTAAAAAGTACAAAGTGGATAAAAGATAGCGGGGGGTTGATTTGA
- a CDS encoding ABC transporter ATP-binding protein, with the protein MLAIESFNVSKIYKNSNKKALSDISLQIEKGRISTLLGRNGAGKTTFIRICSTQLLPTSGRILVFGDDVLKSPEKIRQKISIVPQEGRPLRALTPWDHIYNWLRIRGEKKESASQKTSDILQRLDLFSAKDIPALNLSGGMKQKILVGMAMATESPLLFLDEPTIGLDPVSRRQVWSIIKDWKNKGITIILTTHYMDEAEMLSDSIFIIDEGRVVSRGNMNDLRNTLNYQIRIDINISKDYNVYDLRNFINSFGKTISMSSDSIRLFTFEHNLREISDILVRNNLSFSVSPITLDDIFVNLVGGAGVE; encoded by the coding sequence ATGTTAGCTATAGAATCTTTTAATGTAAGCAAAATATACAAAAATTCCAATAAAAAGGCATTAAGTGATATCTCTTTACAAATCGAAAAAGGAAGGATATCTACATTATTGGGAAGAAATGGTGCCGGAAAAACTACCTTTATACGTATTTGTTCTACTCAATTGTTACCTACATCAGGAAGGATATTAGTGTTCGGTGACGATGTACTCAAATCTCCAGAAAAAATACGTCAAAAAATTTCTATAGTTCCACAGGAAGGAAGACCCTTGCGTGCATTAACTCCGTGGGATCATATCTATAATTGGTTGCGGATACGAGGCGAAAAGAAAGAGTCCGCATCGCAGAAAACATCTGACATATTACAAAGACTTGATCTCTTTTCTGCAAAAGATATTCCTGCATTGAATCTATCCGGAGGAATGAAACAGAAAATTTTGGTTGGGATGGCCATGGCAACTGAATCACCTTTGTTATTTTTGGATGAACCTACTATAGGTTTGGATCCAGTATCACGACGACAGGTATGGTCTATTATAAAAGATTGGAAAAATAAAGGAATAACAATTATTTTAACTACTCATTATATGGATGAAGCCGAAATGTTGTCTGATTCTATATTCATTATTGATGAAGGTAGAGTCGTTTCTAGAGGCAACATGAACGATTTAAGAAATACTCTAAATTATCAAATAAGAATTGACATCAACATATCAAAGGATTATAATGTTTATGATTTAAGAAACTTCATTAATTCTTTTGGGAAAACAATTAGTATGAGTTCTGACTCTATAAGACTATTTACTTTTGAGCATAATCTAAGAGAAATATCTGATATTTTAGTTCGCAATAATTTGTCCTTTTCTGTATCTCCAATCACATTAGATGATATTTTTGTAAATCTTGTAGGTGGAGCTGGTGTGGAGTGA
- the dnaJ gene encoding molecular chaperone DnaJ, with the protein MSKKDYYDVLGVQKTVTKDELKSVYRKLALKYHPDRNKSPEAEEKFKEISEAYAVLSDQEKRKRYDTYGHVGNEEVFRGSEDNFAEIFKDIGFGNVGDIFEQIFGRMGGGRGGGFNNDPFSFNSRTSNRRQRGRDLLYDVDMTLEEVVKGKKEEIQIPTIEDCSVCSGTGASPGTSPKICPTCNGQGQTRRVYNQNQFSTFISLDTCNTCHGEGKIIEKPCNTCHGNGKVRKTNNLKIDIPSGVEDGVTLRISGKGESIQGGMNGDLLVRVHVLPHQLFKVLDDGDLMYNYDVSFIDLILGTETRIPTIDGTEKLKIPACTKANAVFKIKGKGLPRYGKFGRGSQYVKIEVKLPDKINDIQKSLLKDLSNEFKKNEL; encoded by the coding sequence ATGAGTAAAAAAGATTATTATGATGTACTTGGAGTTCAAAAAACTGTTACTAAGGATGAGCTAAAATCTGTATATAGAAAACTTGCGTTAAAATATCACCCAGATCGTAATAAATCGCCTGAAGCAGAAGAAAAATTCAAAGAAATTTCTGAAGCATACGCTGTCCTATCCGATCAGGAGAAACGTAAACGATATGATACATACGGTCATGTGGGTAATGAGGAAGTATTTAGGGGATCCGAAGACAATTTCGCAGAAATTTTTAAAGATATTGGCTTTGGCAATGTAGGTGATATTTTTGAACAGATTTTTGGTAGAATGGGCGGTGGTAGAGGTGGCGGTTTTAATAATGATCCCTTTAGCTTCAATTCCAGAACCTCAAACAGAAGACAAAGAGGCAGAGATTTACTGTATGACGTAGACATGACTTTGGAGGAAGTAGTTAAAGGTAAGAAGGAAGAGATACAAATTCCAACAATCGAAGACTGTTCGGTTTGTTCCGGGACAGGCGCTTCCCCAGGAACTTCACCAAAAATTTGTCCTACATGTAACGGCCAAGGACAAACCCGCAGGGTTTATAACCAAAATCAGTTTTCCACCTTTATTTCTTTAGATACCTGTAATACTTGCCACGGAGAAGGTAAAATAATAGAAAAACCTTGTAATACTTGTCATGGTAATGGTAAAGTTAGAAAAACAAATAACCTTAAGATCGATATACCCTCTGGTGTTGAGGATGGAGTAACACTAAGAATTTCAGGAAAAGGGGAAAGCATTCAGGGCGGAATGAATGGCGATTTATTAGTACGTGTTCATGTACTCCCACATCAACTTTTTAAAGTACTTGATGATGGAGATTTGATGTATAATTATGATGTTTCATTCATTGACTTGATATTAGGAACGGAAACAAGGATTCCAACCATAGATGGAACTGAAAAATTGAAAATTCCTGCTTGTACCAAAGCTAATGCTGTTTTTAAAATCAAAGGAAAAGGTTTGCCAAGATATGGAAAATTTGGAAGAGGAAGCCAATACGTAAAAATCGAAGTAAAACTGCCTGATAAGATTAATGATATCCAAAAAAGTCTTTTGAAAGATTTGTCAAATGAATTCAAAAAAAATGAACTATAA
- the dnaK gene encoding molecular chaperone DnaK, translated as MGKIIGIDLGTSNSAAASLIGGKPVIIQAAEGASIGGKAFPSVVAFSQDGQLMVGEPARRQMLSNPEGTVIAAKRKMGTDYKFKALGKEYTPQQVSAFILQKIKKDAEAFLGDTVNKAVITVPAYFNDNQRQATKDAGEIAGLEVVRIINEPTAASLAFGLDKVQHDLKIMVFDFGGGTLDVTIMEMGGGVFEVKSTSGDTQLGGTDMDNILIDYLVNEFKNQSGIDIKNDKAAMMRVREAAEKAKIELSNIVTTEINLPFLAYDQSTGPKNFAIPLNRAKLEELLRPVVERCRNPMLQAIKDAKLSASDIEKIVLVGGPTRMPIVREFVKSVMNKEPERGVDPMEAVALGAAIQGAIISGEVSTDILLVDVTPLTLGVEVMGGLKETLIERNTTIPTKKSKVFTTAADYQTAVTIHVVQGERTMASDCVSLGMFNLSGIPPAPRSVPQIEVTFDIDTNGILNVTAKDLATSKESKITISASSKLSKEEIEKLKKDSDAFAEVDKKKREEAELKNESDNLLYSAEKLINQDLKDKVTPEQKDKVNKSIQELKESISANNVEAIKTKITDLKNALAEISTAAYQAVQQNAANASNPGYVGSDTPPPNDSTFNQNPENSDQKSAATATAAAEDATAANKSNNT; from the coding sequence ATGGGAAAAATAATAGGAATTGATTTAGGAACTAGTAATTCTGCCGCTGCTTCTTTGATCGGTGGAAAGCCAGTTATAATACAAGCTGCTGAAGGCGCCTCAATAGGAGGGAAAGCCTTTCCATCAGTAGTTGCATTTTCGCAGGATGGTCAATTAATGGTTGGGGAACCTGCTAGACGTCAAATGCTTTCAAATCCTGAGGGAACTGTCATTGCCGCTAAAAGGAAAATGGGTACTGATTACAAATTTAAAGCATTAGGGAAAGAATATACTCCACAACAAGTATCTGCATTTATTCTTCAAAAGATCAAGAAGGATGCTGAAGCATTTCTTGGCGATACGGTCAATAAAGCTGTAATTACTGTTCCTGCTTACTTTAATGACAATCAGAGACAAGCAACAAAAGATGCTGGAGAAATTGCCGGACTAGAAGTAGTAAGGATAATTAATGAACCCACCGCTGCTTCACTAGCATTTGGATTAGATAAAGTCCAACATGATCTCAAAATTATGGTCTTTGATTTTGGAGGAGGGACCTTAGATGTTACCATTATGGAAATGGGTGGTGGTGTATTTGAGGTCAAGAGTACTTCAGGTGATACTCAACTTGGGGGCACAGATATGGATAATATTTTGATAGATTATCTTGTAAATGAATTTAAAAACCAATCTGGAATAGACATCAAAAATGATAAAGCAGCGATGATGAGAGTTAGAGAAGCTGCAGAGAAGGCAAAAATCGAATTATCAAACATAGTCACCACGGAAATAAACCTACCATTTTTGGCATACGATCAATCCACTGGTCCAAAGAACTTTGCTATTCCTTTGAATAGAGCAAAATTGGAGGAATTATTGCGTCCAGTGGTAGAACGATGCAGAAATCCAATGCTACAAGCTATCAAGGATGCAAAGTTGTCGGCTTCAGATATCGAAAAAATAGTTTTGGTTGGGGGCCCTACACGGATGCCAATAGTAAGAGAATTTGTAAAATCTGTCATGAACAAGGAACCTGAACGTGGTGTTGATCCAATGGAAGCAGTTGCTTTGGGAGCTGCAATTCAAGGTGCAATAATTTCAGGTGAAGTATCTACTGATATTTTGTTGGTTGATGTTACTCCTTTGACTCTTGGTGTGGAAGTTATGGGTGGACTTAAAGAAACTCTAATTGAACGAAATACTACTATTCCTACCAAAAAGAGTAAGGTATTCACTACCGCTGCAGATTATCAGACCGCAGTTACAATCCATGTGGTCCAGGGTGAGAGAACTATGGCTTCTGATTGTGTTTCACTAGGCATGTTTAATTTGTCGGGTATTCCGCCTGCTCCTAGAAGTGTTCCACAAATAGAGGTCACGTTTGATATCGATACCAACGGAATTTTGAACGTGACCGCCAAAGATCTTGCTACATCTAAAGAATCAAAGATTACTATATCGGCGAGCTCTAAATTATCTAAAGAGGAAATCGAAAAATTAAAGAAAGATTCGGATGCATTTGCTGAAGTAGATAAAAAGAAACGAGAAGAAGCAGAATTAAAGAATGAATCAGACAATTTACTATATTCTGCAGAAAAATTGATTAATCAAGACTTAAAAGATAAAGTAACCCCAGAGCAAAAGGATAAAGTAAATAAATCAATCCAGGAATTAAAAGAATCAATATCAGCCAATAATGTGGAAGCCATAAAAACAAAAATAACCGATTTAAAGAACGCATTAGCTGAAATAAGTACAGCTGCTTATCAAGCCGTTCAACAAAATGCTGCTAACGCTTCAAACCCAGGGTATGTGGGGTCCGATACCCCACCTCCCAATGATAGTACTTTTAATCAAAATCCTGAAAATAGCGATCAAAAGTCTGCTGCTACTGCTACTGCTGCTGCGGAAGACGCCACCGCCGCCAACAAATCAAATAATACTTGA